A genomic stretch from Edaphobacter aggregans includes:
- a CDS encoding lysophospholipid acyltransferase family protein, producing MFATFKLLFVYLALGPLAGVVGIPYTLVVGDISLLYRVAMWIANAGVRAAGIRVEVTGLEHVPTDRPSIYMCNHVSNLDPPVLLPMLPGRSSVLLKKELMNIPILGRAMRMGGFVPVERGGNRDAAQASVIAAGEALKSGLHILVFPEGTRSRDGRLMTFKKGPFYLAQQTQAPIVPIAISGTETMMHKGSVAITPGVARVQMLPVVEPADYATREELLRAVRQAIAEALPEQMKPVDSATT from the coding sequence ATGTTTGCGACGTTTAAGCTGCTGTTTGTGTATCTGGCTCTGGGGCCCTTGGCCGGGGTGGTGGGGATTCCCTATACGCTGGTTGTGGGGGATATCAGCCTGCTGTATAGGGTTGCGATGTGGATCGCCAATGCAGGGGTGCGGGCTGCGGGGATTCGCGTGGAGGTTACGGGGCTGGAGCATGTTCCGACGGATCGGCCTTCCATCTACATGTGTAACCATGTGTCGAACCTGGATCCTCCGGTGTTGCTGCCGATGTTGCCGGGGAGGAGTTCGGTGCTGCTGAAGAAGGAGCTGATGAACATTCCTATCCTTGGGCGGGCGATGCGGATGGGCGGGTTTGTGCCCGTGGAACGTGGAGGGAACCGGGACGCAGCTCAAGCGAGTGTCATTGCGGCTGGCGAGGCGCTGAAGTCGGGGCTGCATATTCTGGTGTTTCCTGAAGGGACGCGGTCGCGGGATGGGAGACTGATGACCTTCAAGAAGGGACCTTTCTATCTGGCGCAGCAGACGCAGGCTCCGATTGTTCCGATTGCGATCTCGGGGACCGAGACGATGATGCACAAGGGCAGTGTTGCGATTACGCCTGGAGTGGCGCGGGTCCAGATGCTGCCTGTGGTTGAGCCTGCGGATTATGCGACTCGTGAGGAGTTGCTGCGAGCGGTTCGGCAGGCGATTGCGGAGGCTCTGCCGGAACAGATGAAGCCGGTGGACTCTGCGACTACCTAG